One Qipengyuania aurantiaca genomic region harbors:
- the ileS gene encoding isoleucine--tRNA ligase yields the protein MSEQRDYRDTVFLPKTDLPMKAGLPQKEPKILARWQEENLYEELRESRKDREKFILHDGPPYANGDMHIGHALNRILKDMVVRSQTLLGKDAPFVPGWDCHGLPIEWKVEEQFRKKKRDKNAIPASEFRAECRAYAQKWVDVQREQLKRLGLMADFDNPYLTMQFESEATIVAELMKFAEAGNLYRGSKPVMWSPVEETALAEAEVEYEDITSTQIDVAFEIVESPIEELVGAHAVIWTTTPWTIPVNQAIAFSPDAEYTLFEVRVAQKFLKPEEWNDAEWKVHGRYLTAKDLNGTMFGRMPSELSGTSEPKIIWKGKGSDLAGTVARHPMHHLGGFYAKPRPLLAGDFVTTDSGTGLVHMSPDHGEDDFLLCREHGIEPVFAVMGDGRYRDDWEWLGGSDDRRRAVINKAFNAPDGPICSDLREAGALLSASDDYQHSYPHSWRSKAKVIYRCTPQWFVPMDKDLGDTSQSVRPEPVEGPHFTSDVAQEEKDGASTSSARTVEGKTLRQIAMREIERVKFYPEKGRRRIGSMVEGRPDWVLSRQRAWGVPITLFVRSDGTYLQDPAVNARVVEAVREQGVDAWDESRKAEYLGTDHDPNEFEMVTDILDVWFDSGCTHAFTLEGDRWPEQRWPADLYLEGSDQHRGWFQSSLLESSATRGRAPYDAVLTHGFTMASDGKKMSKSLGNTIDPLKVMEQYGADIIRLWALSVDFTEDHRIGDEILKGVGDQYRRLRNTFRYLLGALDGFVGDMGDAGEIPELEVYILALLADLDGKLKKALEEYDFNTYTRLLVDFCNEDLSAFYFDIRKDTLYCDGPDSTRRNAYRTVLDLLFHALVRYAAPVLVFTAEEVWTTRYPEGGSVHLLDWPPVPGVTADGARWDALRALRERVTEAIEPLRRDKTIRSSLEADVVVPASAVPEGFSDEDLAELFITASVTRGQSDTVTVSRTDENKCGRCWRLLPSVEEDGALCDRCEPVVAQLDAAE from the coding sequence ATGTCCGAACAGCGCGATTACAGAGACACGGTCTTCCTTCCCAAGACCGATTTACCAATGAAGGCCGGCCTCCCCCAGAAGGAGCCGAAGATCCTTGCGCGCTGGCAGGAAGAAAACCTCTACGAAGAGCTGCGCGAGAGCCGCAAGGACCGCGAGAAGTTCATCCTCCACGACGGCCCTCCCTACGCCAATGGCGACATGCATATCGGCCATGCGCTGAACCGCATCCTGAAGGACATGGTGGTGCGCAGCCAGACGCTGCTCGGCAAGGACGCGCCTTTCGTGCCGGGCTGGGACTGCCACGGCCTGCCGATCGAGTGGAAGGTCGAGGAACAGTTTCGCAAGAAAAAGCGCGACAAAAATGCGATTCCGGCCAGCGAATTCCGCGCCGAATGCCGCGCCTATGCGCAGAAATGGGTCGACGTTCAGCGCGAACAATTGAAACGCCTCGGCCTGATGGCGGATTTCGACAATCCGTATCTCACCATGCAGTTCGAGAGCGAGGCGACCATCGTTGCCGAGCTGATGAAGTTCGCCGAAGCCGGAAACCTCTATCGCGGATCGAAGCCGGTGATGTGGTCGCCGGTCGAGGAAACCGCGCTGGCCGAAGCCGAGGTCGAATACGAGGACATCACCTCGACCCAGATCGACGTGGCGTTCGAGATCGTGGAATCGCCGATCGAGGAGCTGGTGGGCGCGCATGCGGTGATCTGGACGACCACGCCGTGGACGATCCCGGTGAACCAGGCGATCGCTTTCTCACCGGACGCTGAGTATACGCTGTTCGAAGTTCGAGTTGCTCAAAAATTCCTCAAGCCCGAGGAATGGAATGACGCAGAATGGAAGGTCCACGGGCGCTATTTGACCGCCAAGGATCTCAACGGGACCATGTTCGGACGCATGCCGTCTGAATTGAGCGGCACGAGTGAACCGAAAATAATTTGGAAGGGCAAAGGCTCCGACCTAGCCGGAACCGTTGCCCGTCACCCGATGCACCATCTCGGCGGGTTCTACGCCAAGCCCCGCCCGCTGCTCGCAGGCGATTTCGTCACCACCGACAGCGGTACGGGCCTCGTCCATATGTCGCCCGACCATGGCGAGGACGACTTCCTGCTTTGCCGCGAGCACGGTATCGAGCCGGTCTTCGCAGTCATGGGCGACGGGCGCTATCGCGACGACTGGGAGTGGCTCGGCGGCAGCGACGACCGCCGCCGCGCGGTGATCAACAAGGCCTTCAACGCGCCCGACGGACCGATCTGTTCGGACCTGCGCGAAGCAGGCGCGCTGCTTTCGGCCAGCGACGATTACCAGCACTCCTACCCGCACTCATGGCGCTCCAAGGCCAAGGTCATCTACCGCTGCACGCCGCAGTGGTTCGTGCCGATGGACAAGGATCTGGGAGACACCTCCCAGTCCGTTCGCCCTGAGCCTGTCGAAGGGCCGCACTTCACTTCTGATGTGGCGCAAGAAGAAAAGGACGGGGCTTCGACAAGCTCAGCCCGAACGGTCGAGGGGAAGACGCTCAGACAGATCGCTATGCGCGAGATCGAGCGGGTGAAATTCTATCCCGAAAAGGGCCGCCGCCGCATCGGTTCGATGGTCGAGGGCCGCCCCGACTGGGTGCTCTCCCGCCAGCGCGCATGGGGCGTGCCGATCACGCTCTTCGTCCGCAGCGACGGCACCTATCTCCAAGACCCTGCGGTCAACGCCCGCGTGGTCGAAGCGGTGCGCGAACAGGGCGTCGACGCCTGGGACGAAAGCCGCAAGGCCGAATATCTCGGCACCGATCACGATCCGAACGAGTTCGAGATGGTCACCGACATCCTCGATGTCTGGTTCGATTCGGGCTGCACCCACGCCTTCACATTGGAAGGCGACCGCTGGCCCGAACAGCGCTGGCCCGCCGACCTCTATCTCGAGGGCAGCGACCAGCATCGCGGCTGGTTCCAGTCGAGCCTGCTCGAAAGCTCCGCCACCCGCGGCCGCGCGCCCTATGACGCAGTGCTCACCCACGGCTTCACCATGGCGAGCGACGGCAAGAAGATGTCGAAGAGCCTCGGCAACACCATCGATCCCTTGAAGGTCATGGAACAGTACGGCGCGGACATCATCCGCCTCTGGGCGCTCTCGGTCGATTTCACCGAAGACCACCGCATCGGCGATGAAATCCTCAAGGGCGTGGGCGACCAGTACCGCCGCCTGCGCAACACCTTCCGCTACCTCCTCGGCGCGCTCGACGGGTTCGTGGGCGATATGGGCGATGCGGGCGAGATTCCCGAGCTGGAGGTCTACATCCTCGCGCTGCTGGCGGACCTCGACGGCAAGCTGAAGAAGGCGCTCGAGGAGTACGACTTCAACACCTACACGCGCCTGCTTGTCGATTTCTGCAACGAGGATTTGTCGGCCTTCTATTTCGATATCCGCAAGGACACGCTCTATTGCGACGGTCCGGATTCGACCCGCCGCAACGCCTATCGCACCGTGCTCGACCTCCTGTTCCACGCGCTGGTCCGCTACGCCGCGCCGGTGCTGGTGTTCACCGCCGAGGAAGTCTGGACCACGCGCTATCCGGAAGGCGGCAGCGTCCACCTGCTCGACTGGCCGCCGGTCCCCGGTGTCACCGCCGACGGCGCGCGCTGGGACGCCCTGCGCGCACTTCGCGAGCGCGTCACCGAGGCGATCGAGCCGCTGCGCCGCGACAAGACCATCCGCTCCAGCCTCGAAGCCGATGTGGTGGTCCCGGCCAGCGCGGTGCCCGAAGGCTTCAGCGACGAAGATCTCGCCGAACTGTTCATCACCGCGTCAGTGACGCGTGGGCAGAGCGACACGGTGACTGTCTCGCGCACCGACGAAAACAAGTGCGGCCGCTGCTGGCGCCTGCTGCCTTCCGTTGAGGAAGACGGCGCGCTGTGCGACCGCTGCGAACCGGTCGTCGCCCAATTGGACGCAGCAGAATGA
- the lspA gene encoding signal peptidase II, with product MNPLLKLRLIGVVIAFAIYAVDQWVKWLMVAPLQLRQVRVIELLPFFDLRWTQNFGVSMGMFEADSFESRWILVGVTALIALVVTIWMFREKAFGDILGLSMILGGALGNIKDRYELGYVIDYADLHFGDFRPFLIFNVADAAITIGVLIILARAFFMRDKDEDEVDDLMQGKPADAAENTK from the coding sequence ATGAACCCGCTCCTGAAACTGCGCCTGATCGGCGTCGTCATCGCCTTTGCGATCTACGCGGTCGACCAGTGGGTCAAATGGCTGATGGTCGCCCCGCTGCAATTGCGGCAGGTCCGCGTGATCGAACTGCTGCCCTTTTTCGACCTGCGCTGGACGCAGAATTTCGGCGTGTCGATGGGCATGTTCGAGGCGGACAGCTTCGAATCGCGCTGGATCCTCGTCGGCGTGACCGCGCTGATCGCGCTGGTCGTCACCATCTGGATGTTCCGCGAGAAGGCCTTTGGCGACATCCTCGGCCTGTCGATGATCCTCGGCGGCGCGCTGGGCAATATCAAGGATCGCTACGAGCTCGGCTATGTCATCGACTACGCCGACCTCCATTTCGGGGATTTCCGCCCCTTCCTCATTTTCAACGTCGCCGATGCCGCTATCACCATCGGCGTCCTCATTATCCTTGCTCGCGCCTTCTTCATGCGCGACAAGGACGAAGACGAGGTCGACGACCTCATGCAAGGCAAGCCGGCAGACGCCGCGGAGAATACGAAATGA
- a CDS encoding DUF3035 domain-containing protein has product MNTIARIALLGATSSLLAACGGGGFLNRDRPDEFAVQRQAPLVVPPDFNLVPPAPGAPRPAEGSAAEQTLEALFGGPAQRSAVETSALDRAGVAEPGIRSQVGSEGTNTVAKGRVTRDIIAAPEGDGATAQVVIPG; this is encoded by the coding sequence ATGAACACCATCGCCCGTATCGCCCTTCTCGGCGCCACTTCCAGCCTGCTCGCAGCCTGTGGCGGCGGCGGTTTCCTCAACCGTGACCGTCCGGACGAATTCGCCGTGCAGCGCCAAGCACCGCTGGTGGTCCCGCCCGATTTCAACCTCGTGCCGCCCGCACCCGGCGCCCCGCGCCCGGCCGAAGGTTCAGCTGCCGAACAGACGCTCGAAGCACTCTTCGGCGGCCCGGCCCAACGCAGCGCGGTGGAAACCAGCGCGCTTGACCGCGCGGGCGTGGCCGAACCCGGCATCCGCAGCCAGGTCGGCTCGGAAGGCACCAACACGGTCGCCAAGGGCCGCGTGACCCGCGACATCATCGCCGCCCCCGAAGGCGACGGTGCTACGGCGCAGGTCGTAATTCCGGGCTGA
- a CDS encoding hemolysin family protein: MTPFPWTDLLIIAGLILLNGIFAMSELAIVSARTGRLRSAANQGSSGAKTAIDLAADPGKFLSTVQIGITLVGIVAGAYSGASLGGPVGERLEAIGVPSDWADQAGFALVIALTTYFSLVVGELVPKQVALRAAVPIAIAMSRPMALLAKVAAPLVWLLDASSGALIRLLGVKPAGQSAVTAEELHMLFAEATRTGIIETEQHQMLAGVVRLAERPVREVMTPRTDLDWIDVNANEEAIRALLEESPHSVWPVADGTPDKVMGLVRVREVLGALLAGEGVRLEQLMTKAEVVPDQLDAVDALRVLQQADIAMAMVHDEYGHLDGIVTPVDLLTALVGDFASDQDPDDTPGIVEREDGSLLVAGSLSADALADRLGLDYGDDREFATVAGFCLAVMKKLPVEGEWFEEQGWRFEVIDLDERRIDKVLVSAVGPAKDEDVSGD; the protein is encoded by the coding sequence GTGACACCCTTTCCCTGGACCGACCTTCTCATCATCGCCGGGCTGATCCTGCTCAACGGCATCTTTGCCATGAGCGAGCTCGCCATCGTTTCCGCGCGCACCGGCCGGCTGCGTTCGGCTGCCAACCAGGGGAGCTCGGGCGCGAAGACCGCGATCGACCTTGCCGCGGACCCGGGCAAGTTCCTCTCGACCGTGCAGATCGGCATCACGCTGGTGGGCATCGTGGCGGGCGCCTATTCGGGTGCGAGCCTTGGTGGTCCGGTCGGCGAGCGGCTCGAAGCCATCGGTGTGCCGTCCGACTGGGCGGATCAGGCAGGCTTCGCGCTGGTCATCGCGCTCACCACCTATTTCAGCCTCGTGGTCGGCGAGCTCGTACCCAAGCAGGTCGCCCTGCGCGCCGCCGTGCCGATCGCCATCGCCATGTCGCGCCCCATGGCGCTGCTCGCCAAGGTCGCTGCGCCGCTGGTCTGGCTGCTCGACGCGTCCTCGGGCGCGCTGATCCGCCTGCTCGGCGTCAAGCCGGCGGGCCAGAGCGCCGTGACGGCGGAAGAGCTCCACATGCTCTTCGCCGAGGCCACCCGGACGGGCATCATCGAGACCGAGCAGCACCAGATGCTCGCCGGTGTCGTGCGGCTTGCCGAGCGTCCCGTGCGCGAAGTTATGACGCCGCGCACCGATCTCGACTGGATCGATGTCAACGCCAACGAAGAAGCGATTCGCGCGCTGCTGGAAGAAAGCCCACACTCGGTCTGGCCGGTGGCGGACGGCACGCCCGACAAGGTCATGGGCCTCGTGCGCGTGCGCGAAGTTCTGGGTGCCTTGCTGGCGGGCGAGGGCGTCCGGCTCGAACAGCTGATGACCAAGGCCGAGGTCGTGCCCGACCAGCTCGATGCAGTCGACGCGCTACGCGTGCTGCAGCAGGCCGATATCGCCATGGCGATGGTGCATGACGAATACGGCCATCTCGACGGTATCGTGACCCCGGTCGACCTGCTCACCGCGCTGGTGGGCGATTTCGCGAGCGACCAGGACCCGGACGATACGCCCGGCATCGTCGAGCGCGAGGACGGCTCGCTGCTGGTCGCCGGTTCGCTCAGCGCCGATGCGCTCGCCGACCGACTGGGCCTCGACTACGGCGACGACCGCGAATTCGCCACGGTGGCGGGCTTCTGCCTCGCCGTGATGAAGAAGCTACCCGTCGAAGGCGAATGGTTCGAGGAACAGGGCTGGCGCTTCGAAGTGATCGACCTCGACGAACGCCGTATCGACAAGGTGCTGGTGAGCGCGGTCGGACCCGCAAAGGACGAGGACGTCTCGGGAGACTGA
- a CDS encoding OmpA family protein, protein MKKSRFLLAGLSSIALLGTSACVTDPNTGERKVSRTVLGGVGGAVAGGLLGGVIGGKTGRIIGAAAGGAAGGYVGYRMDQQIKELKEQTAGSGVDVTETDGGEAILVNLPDGVTFATGSATINSAFRATLDNVAASMVQYPNSLIDVYGYTDTTGSTELNQRLSEQRAQAVANYLISRGVSSSRIRWQGYGEQYEHLKVKTGDGVNEPLNRRVEIKIIPFDQQDVEAAQANQ, encoded by the coding sequence ATGAAAAAATCACGCTTTTTGCTCGCAGGCCTCTCCTCGATCGCCCTTCTGGGCACTTCAGCCTGTGTGACCGACCCCAACACGGGTGAGCGCAAGGTTTCGCGCACCGTCCTCGGCGGTGTCGGCGGCGCAGTGGCAGGCGGCCTTCTGGGCGGCGTCATCGGCGGCAAGACCGGACGCATCATCGGCGCAGCTGCCGGCGGCGCGGCAGGCGGCTATGTCGGCTATCGCATGGACCAGCAGATCAAGGAGCTGAAGGAGCAGACCGCCGGTTCCGGCGTGGACGTCACGGAAACGGACGGCGGCGAGGCCATCCTCGTGAACCTGCCCGACGGCGTGACCTTCGCCACCGGCAGCGCGACGATCAACTCGGCCTTCCGCGCCACGCTCGACAATGTCGCGGCGAGCATGGTCCAGTATCCGAACAGCCTGATCGACGTCTATGGCTACACCGACACCACCGGCTCGACCGAACTGAACCAGCGCCTGTCCGAACAGCGCGCGCAGGCGGTTGCCAACTACCTTATCAGCCGCGGCGTGAGTTCCTCGCGCATCCGCTGGCAGGGCTATGGCGAGCAGTACGAACACCTGAAGGTCAAGACCGGCGACGGCGTGAATGAGCCGCTGAACCGCCGCGTCGAAATCAAGATCATCCCGTTCGACCAGCAGGATGTGGAAGCGGCGCAGGCAAACCAATAG
- a CDS encoding 3'(2'),5'-bisphosphate nucleotidase CysQ — MIDSKRLESIVAHAGEIALGLWPGAGAELQSWEKSPGSPVCEADLAVDAFLKRELGALLPSAGWLSEETADDPIRLEHNLIWMVDPVDGTRDFIRGRKGWAVSVALISNGRPLIGSLCAPARGEVWHAVAGQGATRNGEKLAASTRAEFAGARVPAADLMKQDRMLTKVDQPNSIALRIAMVAADEADLVATLRWGFEWDIAAAGLIAREAGAAVSDSFGRKLDYNKRDPRAFGVVASSPAIHQATIDHLAERAAKVSAQ, encoded by the coding sequence ATGATCGACAGTAAACGCCTCGAATCCATCGTCGCTCACGCCGGCGAGATCGCCCTTGGCCTGTGGCCCGGGGCGGGCGCCGAGCTGCAATCCTGGGAAAAATCTCCCGGCAGCCCGGTGTGCGAGGCGGACCTCGCGGTGGACGCTTTCCTCAAGCGCGAACTGGGCGCCCTGCTGCCCTCCGCCGGCTGGCTGTCGGAAGAGACCGCCGACGATCCGATCCGGCTCGAGCACAACCTGATCTGGATGGTCGATCCCGTCGACGGCACGCGCGATTTCATCCGCGGGCGCAAGGGTTGGGCGGTTTCGGTCGCGCTGATCAGCAACGGGCGGCCTCTGATCGGCTCGCTCTGCGCCCCGGCGCGCGGCGAGGTCTGGCACGCGGTGGCGGGGCAGGGGGCGACTCGCAACGGCGAAAAGCTCGCCGCCTCCACGCGCGCTGAATTTGCCGGTGCCCGCGTGCCTGCTGCCGACCTGATGAAGCAGGACCGGATGCTGACCAAGGTCGACCAGCCCAACTCGATTGCGCTGCGCATCGCCATGGTCGCCGCCGACGAAGCCGACCTCGTGGCGACGCTGCGCTGGGGCTTCGAATGGGATATCGCCGCCGCCGGGCTCATCGCGCGCGAAGCGGGGGCGGCGGTGTCGGACAGTTTCGGCCGCAAGCTCGATTACAACAAGCGCGACCCGCGTGCCTTCGGCGTGGTCGCCAGCTCCCCTGCCATCCACCAGGCGACGATCGATCACCTGGCAGAGCGTGCCGCAAAGGTCTCCGCCCAATAA
- the sucC gene encoding ADP-forming succinate--CoA ligase subunit beta, which produces MNIHEYQAKELLAKYGIAVPAGHAAMTVEEAVEGAKQLPGPLYVVKAQIHAGGRGKGKFKELGPDAKGGVRLSQSIEDVEANAKEMLGNTLVTIQTGDEGKQVNRLYVTDGVDIEKEYYLSMLVDRATGQVAMIASTEGGMDIEDVAHETPEKITTITIDPAQGFMPHHGRAVAFALKLTGDTNKQAQKLAKQLYTAFMDLDMEMLEINPLVEDKEGNLLVLDTKMSFDGNSLYRHKDVEAMRDETEEDPAEVEASEYDLAYIKLDGNIGCMVNGAGLAMATMDIIKLNGAFPANFLDVGGGATTEKVTAAFKIILKDPAVEGILVNIFGGIMRCDTIAEGIVVAAKEVDLDVPLVVRLEGTNVEKGKEILANSGLPIVPADDLGDAARKIVAEVKKAA; this is translated from the coding sequence ATGAACATCCACGAATATCAGGCCAAGGAACTCCTCGCGAAATACGGCATCGCCGTTCCCGCAGGACACGCAGCAATGACCGTCGAAGAGGCTGTCGAAGGCGCGAAACAGCTTCCCGGGCCGCTCTATGTCGTGAAGGCGCAGATCCACGCCGGTGGCCGAGGCAAGGGCAAGTTCAAGGAACTGGGCCCCGATGCCAAGGGTGGCGTCCGCCTCTCGCAAAGCATCGAGGACGTCGAAGCCAACGCCAAGGAAATGCTCGGCAACACGCTGGTGACCATCCAGACCGGCGACGAAGGCAAGCAGGTCAATCGCCTCTATGTCACCGATGGTGTCGACATCGAAAAGGAATACTACCTCTCCATGCTGGTCGACCGCGCCACCGGCCAGGTCGCGATGATCGCTTCGACCGAAGGCGGCATGGACATCGAGGACGTCGCGCATGAGACGCCCGAGAAGATCACCACCATCACCATCGACCCGGCGCAGGGCTTCATGCCCCACCACGGACGCGCGGTGGCTTTCGCGCTCAAGCTGACGGGCGACACCAACAAGCAGGCACAGAAGCTCGCCAAGCAGCTCTACACCGCCTTCATGGACCTCGACATGGAAATGCTCGAGATCAACCCGCTGGTGGAAGACAAGGAAGGCAACCTCCTCGTCCTCGACACCAAAATGAGCTTCGACGGCAATTCGCTCTACCGCCACAAGGACGTGGAAGCGATGCGCGACGAGACCGAGGAAGACCCGGCTGAAGTCGAAGCATCCGAATACGACCTCGCCTACATCAAGCTCGACGGCAACATCGGCTGCATGGTCAACGGCGCAGGCCTCGCCATGGCGACGATGGACATCATCAAGCTGAACGGCGCCTTTCCGGCCAACTTCCTCGACGTGGGCGGCGGTGCGACGACCGAGAAGGTCACCGCAGCGTTCAAAATCATCCTCAAGGACCCGGCAGTCGAGGGTATCCTCGTCAACATCTTCGGCGGCATCATGCGTTGCGACACGATCGCGGAAGGCATCGTGGTTGCGGCGAAGGAAGTCGACCTGGACGTGCCGCTGGTGGTTCGCCTCGAAGGCACCAATGTCGAGAAGGGCAAGGAAATCCTCGCCAACTCGGGCCTGCCGATCGTTCCGGCAGACGATCTGGGCGACGCCGCCCGCAAGATCGTGGCCGAGGTCAAGAAGGCGGCGTAA
- a CDS encoding DUF6265 family protein translates to MDDAFSGIGLVSSPLAAQETRVAPEDYVPPPATLEQMDWLVGQWTGTGIGGAPAMESWLPPSGNTMVGTFVQETAEGGIRFTEHLYLMEEEGTLVLRLKHFNADLTGWEEKDGTLTFRLIAVEECAAYFRSLTLRCDGENGLLAAVRMKSEGDEINELIFRFKRMGESASDGQIVSNPNQCEGSTRELNRCFAGLLNHADDERLRYFKAALARASERSQSGYVPAAGLEDGMRASERAFEVYRNAECGLIVAREMGSIRTIEMLACMRDLTQQRTRAIWQNWLTYPDGKSPALPEPQPTP, encoded by the coding sequence TTGGATGATGCTTTCAGCGGTATTGGCCTTGTTTCGAGCCCGCTGGCTGCGCAGGAGACGCGGGTGGCGCCCGAAGACTACGTGCCTCCGCCCGCCACCCTCGAACAGATGGACTGGCTGGTCGGGCAATGGACCGGCACCGGGATCGGCGGCGCGCCTGCGATGGAAAGCTGGCTACCCCCGAGCGGCAACACGATGGTCGGAACTTTCGTGCAGGAAACCGCCGAGGGCGGCATCCGCTTCACCGAGCATCTCTATCTGATGGAGGAAGAGGGCACGCTGGTGCTGCGGCTCAAGCACTTCAACGCCGACCTCACCGGGTGGGAGGAGAAGGACGGCACGCTGACCTTCCGCCTGATCGCGGTGGAGGAGTGTGCCGCCTATTTCCGCTCGCTGACGCTCAGGTGCGATGGAGAAAACGGACTGCTCGCCGCCGTGCGGATGAAGAGTGAAGGCGACGAGATCAACGAACTGATTTTCCGCTTCAAACGGATGGGAGAGTCGGCGTCCGACGGACAGATCGTATCGAACCCAAACCAATGTGAAGGGTCTACTCGCGAGTTGAACCGGTGTTTTGCCGGTCTCTTGAATCACGCGGATGATGAACGCCTCCGCTACTTCAAAGCTGCATTGGCCAGGGCATCTGAACGGAGCCAATCCGGTTACGTGCCTGCAGCGGGGCTCGAGGATGGCATGAGGGCGAGCGAAAGAGCGTTCGAAGTCTATCGCAATGCAGAATGTGGCCTGATAGTCGCTCGGGAAATGGGTTCGATCAGGACCATCGAGATGCTTGCCTGCATGCGGGACCTGACCCAACAGCGAACGCGTGCGATTTGGCAGAACTGGCTGACCTACCCGGATGGGAAGTCGCCTGCCCTGCCTGAGCCACAGCCGACCCCCTGA
- a CDS encoding electron transfer flavoprotein subunit beta/FixA family protein has translation MKILVPVKRVIDYNVKPRVKADGSGVDLANVKMSMNPFDEIAVEEAIRIKEAGKAEEIVAVSIGPAKAQETLRTALAMGADRAILVETDDEVEPLAVAKILKAIAEEENPGIVMLGKQAIDDDSNQTGQMLAALMGRPQGTFANTVEVDGDSVTVKREVDGGLQTVKLTMPAIVTTDLRLNEPRYASLPNIMKAKKKPLDTKSPADYGVDTAPRLKTTNVSEPPVRQAGEKVEDVDALVAKIKALGIA, from the coding sequence ATGAAAATCCTCGTCCCCGTCAAGCGGGTGATCGATTACAACGTCAAACCGCGCGTGAAGGCCGATGGCTCGGGCGTGGACCTCGCCAACGTCAAGATGAGCATGAACCCCTTCGACGAAATCGCCGTCGAAGAGGCCATTCGCATCAAGGAGGCCGGCAAGGCGGAAGAAATCGTTGCGGTCTCCATCGGCCCGGCAAAGGCGCAGGAAACGCTGCGCACCGCGCTCGCCATGGGCGCCGACCGCGCAATCCTCGTCGAAACCGATGACGAAGTCGAACCGCTCGCCGTCGCCAAGATCCTCAAGGCCATTGCCGAGGAAGAGAACCCGGGCATCGTGATGCTCGGCAAGCAGGCGATCGACGACGATTCGAACCAGACCGGCCAGATGCTCGCCGCCCTGATGGGCCGCCCCCAGGGCACCTTCGCCAACACGGTCGAAGTCGACGGCGACAGCGTCACCGTGAAGCGCGAGGTCGACGGCGGCCTCCAGACGGTCAAGCTGACCATGCCCGCCATCGTCACCACCGACCTGCGCCTGAACGAGCCGCGCTACGCGTCGCTCCCGAACATCATGAAGGCGAAGAAGAAGCCGCTCGATACCAAGAGCCCGGCCGATTACGGCGTCGACACCGCGCCACGCCTCAAGACCACCAACGTCTCCGAACCGCCGGTCCGCCAGGCGGGTGAGAAGGTCGAAGACGTCGATGCGCTGGTCGCCAAGATCAAAGCGCTCGGCATCGCCTGA
- a CDS encoding electron transfer flavoprotein subunit alpha/FixB family protein, whose product MKTLVWVEHDNKTVADATLAAVTAASKLGEVHLIVAGSGCRAVADEAAKIAGVGKVHLADDAAYEHALAENVAPLIADQMGHHDAFVAPATTTGKNIAPRVAAQLDVMQISDILSVEDDKTFTRPIYAGNAIATVESSDEKLVITVRGTAFEKAATEGGSGTIEEISGPADAGISSFVSEEIAESDRPELTSAKVIVSGGRALKDAETFEQVITPLADKLGAGIGASRAAVDAGYVPNDYQVGQTGKIVAPEVYFAIGISGAIQHLAGMKDSKTIIAINKDEDAPIFQVADIGIVGDLYKIVPELTEKL is encoded by the coding sequence ATGAAAACCCTCGTTTGGGTCGAACATGACAACAAGACCGTCGCCGATGCCACGCTGGCCGCGGTGACCGCTGCTTCGAAGCTGGGCGAAGTCCACCTGATCGTGGCGGGCTCGGGCTGCCGCGCGGTGGCCGACGAAGCCGCCAAGATCGCGGGCGTGGGCAAGGTCCACCTCGCCGACGACGCCGCGTACGAGCACGCGCTCGCCGAGAACGTCGCGCCGCTGATCGCCGACCAGATGGGCCATCACGACGCCTTCGTCGCGCCGGCCACCACCACGGGCAAGAACATCGCCCCGCGCGTCGCCGCCCAGCTCGACGTGATGCAGATTTCGGACATTCTCTCGGTCGAAGACGACAAGACCTTCACCCGTCCGATCTACGCCGGCAACGCGATCGCCACGGTCGAAAGTTCGGACGAAAAGCTTGTCATCACCGTGCGCGGCACGGCCTTCGAAAAGGCCGCAACCGAAGGCGGTTCGGGCACGATCGAAGAAATCTCCGGCCCTGCCGACGCGGGCATCTCCAGCTTCGTCAGCGAGGAAATCGCCGAGAGCGACCGCCCCGAACTGACCAGCGCCAAGGTCATCGTTTCGGGTGGCCGCGCGCTGAAGGACGCGGAGACCTTCGAGCAGGTCATCACCCCGCTCGCCGACAAGCTTGGCGCCGGCATCGGTGCCAGCCGCGCCGCGGTCGATGCGGGCTATGTGCCGAACGATTACCAGGTCGGTCAGACCGGCAAGATCGTCGCTCCGGAAGTCTATTTCGCCATCGGCATCTCCGGCGCGATCCAGCACTTGGCCGGTATGAAGGATTCCAAGACGATCATCGCGATCAACAAGGATGAAGACGCCCCGATCTTCCAGGTCGCGGACATCGGCATCGTCGGCGATCTCTATAAGATCGTGCCGGAGCTGACCGAAAAGCTTTGA